A part of Liolophura sinensis isolate JHLJ2023 chromosome 1, CUHK_Ljap_v2, whole genome shotgun sequence genomic DNA contains:
- the LOC135463386 gene encoding LOW QUALITY PROTEIN: 17S U2 SnRNP complex component HTATSF1-like (The sequence of the model RefSeq protein was modified relative to this genomic sequence to represent the inferred CDS: inserted 1 base in 1 codon), producing the protein MSEFEDQLKQEELARLKAESGETTQTEYTDADGTVYEWDADKKAWFPKIDADFIAKYQMNYGVDSKPECGDTVKNAEHGETQPEYSKEEYEKYWENYNNYYYYYQQGEQSGGQGESNTPTAQGATGNEVKSSDMVQSTREQGGGDEEDRNSDYYHYFSQYYDENYIPSPAVSQDADNKDGGQGTSDTNQGKKKQTVKAGEKRKPQSETGWVQIDDDKNTNVYVSGLPLDVTDDEFKELMSKCGLIMPDLVTKEPKIKLYRDEKGEPKGDGRCCYIKVESVNLALQILDGSNLRGHTVRVERAQFTMKGNFDPKKRRKKLNAKEKKKLLQQQQKLLDWKPEISDSRMRWEKTVILKHMFDPKEFEIIRMTSVLDHKGDLVLDHKEDLVLDHKGDLVLDHKGDLVLDHKGDLVLDRKDDLVLDHKGDKGDIVLDHKDDLVLDHKASSRGVMAVNFKEFEPADQCVLALNGRWFAKKRISAERGTAKTKYEIEESTAEREERLKKWSDFLEAEEKKEKSXKPTVTASAGASSSEKAALAESSASSVNASASGSSARDGAPDMDTDRTSDGSGNAQSESAAAGEAL; encoded by the exons ATGTCTGAGTTTGAGGATCAGTTAAAACAAGAGGAGTTGGCTAGGTTGAAGGCTgaatcaggggagacaactcagaCGGAGTACACTGATGCAGATGGCACTGTGTATGAATGGGATGCAGACAAGAAAGCATGGTTCCCCAAG ATTGACGCAGATTTTATTGCCAAGTATCAAATGAATTATGGAGTGGATTCAAAACCTGAATGTGGAGATACAGTGAAGAATGCTGAACATGGAGAAACCCAGCCTGAATACAGCAAAGAGGAGTATGAGAAATACTGGGAGAATTACAACAACTACTATTATTACTATCAGCAGGGTGAGCAGAGTGGAGGGCAGGGTGAAAGCAACACTCCTACTGCTCAGGGTGCAACTGGGAACGAGGTGAAATCCTCAGACATGGTCCAAAGCACCAGAGAACAAGGTGGAGGTGATGAAGAAGACAGGAATTCTGATTACTATCATTACTTCTCCCAGTACTACGATGAAAACTACATTCCGAGCCCTGCAGTTAGCCAGGATGCGGACAATAAGGACGGAGGTCAAGGCACATCAGACACAAACCAAGGGAAGAAGAAACAGACAGTTAAGGCTGGTGAGAAGAGAAAACCTCAGTCTGAAACAG GGTGGGTGCAGATTGATGATGACAAGAACACTAATGTTTACGTGAGTGGTCTCCCCTTGGATGTGACTGATGACGAGTTCAAGGAGCTCATGTCTAAGTGTGGCCTGATTATGCCAGATCTGGTCACCAAAGAGCCCAAGATAAAACTGTACCGGGACGAAAAGGGAGAGCCTAAAGGAGACGGGCGCTGCTGTTATATCAAA GTGGAATCTGTAAACTTGGCACTACAGATTCTTGATGGTTCAAACCTAAGGGGTCACACAGTGCGCGTGGAAAGGGCACAGTTTACCATGAAGGGCAACTTTGACCCCAAAAAGAGACGAAAGAAACTGAAtgcaaaagaaaagaagaaactACTCCAacagcaacaaaa GTTGTTGGATTGGAAGCCAGAGATTTCTGACAGTCGCATgaggtgggagaaaactgtcATCTTAAAACACATGTTTGATCCCAAGGAGTTTGAG ATCATAAGGATGACCTCTGTTTTAGATCATAAGGGTGACCTTGTTTTAGATCATAAGGAAGACCTTGTTTTAGATCATAAGGGTGACCTTGTTTTAGACCATAAGGGTGACCTTGTTTTAGATCATAAGGGTGACCTTGTTTTAGATCGTAAGGATGATCTTGTTTTAGATCATAAGGGTGATAAGGGTGACATTGTTTTAGATCATAAGGATGACCTTGTTTTAGATCATAAGG CGTCATCCAGAGGGGTCATGGCTGTGAATTTCAAAGAGTTTGAGCCAGCTGATCAGTGTGTCCTGGCTTTGAACGGACGATGGTTTGCCAAGAAGAGGATAAGTGCTGAACGTGGGACGGCAAAAACAAAGTACGAGATAGAGGAGTCAACAGCAGAGCGCGAGGAAAGGTTGAAAAAATGGTCCGATTTTCTGGAAGCCGAAGAGAAGAAGGAAAAAT TCAAACCAACTGTGACTGCAAGTGCTGGAGCATCAAGCTCTGAAAAAGCTGCACTGGCTGAGTCAAGTGCATCAAGTGTTAATGCCAGTGCTTCTGGCAGTAGTGCCAGGGACGGTGCTCCAGACATGGACACTGATAGGACATCTGACGGTAGTGGTAATGCTCAGTCTGAGTCTGCTGCTGCAGGAGAGGCACTCTGA